The following coding sequences lie in one Tachysurus fulvidraco isolate hzauxx_2018 chromosome 19, HZAU_PFXX_2.0, whole genome shotgun sequence genomic window:
- the cdpf1 gene encoding cysteine-rich DPF motif domain-containing protein 1: protein MDDSEEAATGTFTCELCELSSVYTFYGRKPPNTRAVGFLEDCYGMRDPFTPNKDKFLILGSKCSLCKKTVCVGTACSIFYTKRFCLPCVRKNLEQFPEQIRIEIAKKKTAQKS from the exons ATGGACGACAGCGAGGAAGCTGCGACAGGAACGTTTACATGCGAGTTGTGCGAGTTATCCAGTGTATACACCTTTTACGGGAGGAAACCACCAAACACCAGAGCAGTGGG GTTTTTGGAAGACTGCTATGGCATGCGTGATCCTTTCACTCCAAACAAGGACAAATTCCTTATATTGGGCTCCAAGTGCAGTTTGTGTAAGAAGACTGTATGTGTAGGCACG GCCTGCAGCATTTTCTACACCAAACGTTTCTGCTTACCATGTGTGAGGAAAAACTTGGAGCAGTTTCCGGAGCAGATTCGAATAGAAatagcaaagaaaaaaacagctcagAAAAGTTAA